TTTATTTATTTCCTAATAGAATTAGGAAGGTAGACGCTTTTTTGGTAAGGAGAATATTTGTACTACCCTATAAATAGGGTGGGATAGGTTGCTCATAATTGTACCCAAGAATTGTGAGAGAGAGCCTAGTAGTCATATTTGAGAGTTCTCAAAGTTGTAGTGTTACAAAGAGTTCTTTGTAAGTGGCCTTGTTGATTAATACAATAAGGGTGTGGGAGAGTTCTTCCACTAAAATCGTGTGTGCCTTTtccatactttgtttttatttaCCACTTAATACCTAACATTTACAATTTTATCGTAATCATAAAATTTGTATAATTATTTGTATATATTATTTATATATGCCCGTGTAATTTTACACGGGTTCTAAGctaatattatactccctcctattccacaTAATTGTCCCATTTAGAGgatggcacaagaattaaggaggGTAGTATAATAATGAAAAGTAATGCTTGGGGGTAGGATGTTTGGATGAAGGGTATTATGATtatgatgagtaatgaattaaTTAAGAGGGTAATTACTCCCTCCTTTTTTACACACCAAAATTTGTTTCCCTCCAAATTCATAAACACAGTGTTGATACAATGACGGTTTTGCGTACATACACTCAGTTTTGCGTAGAAATTAAATTACATGAACTTAAATTATTACACATTCTAAATtgtaattaaattacataattaaattacattaacttaaaacaaaattacattaaaCTCTAAATTAACATTAAATTACACAAAAACTTTAGATTAAATTACAAGCACAGTGAAGATCAAAATAGAAGGATGGACTTCAGATTAACTTTCGATTTTCTTCATCTGATCTTGATTAGCCCATATCAGTTGTTCCATAAACCAAGATAACCCAAATTGTCAGTCCAAGTGTTAAAATATCCAACTCACCAATATTGCAATTTGACACCAAAAATCAAATTTGGAGCCAAAAATACAAACAGGTTTCAGTACAGCGCCAAAACCAAATTGCCAAAAATACAAAGAGGTTTTATTATGGCGCCAAAACCAAATTCTCAAAAGAGTGCAAAGTTCTTTGTTCTATAAATAGAAGGTGTATTTATTAGGGTTCATTCAATTACTTCAGTCCAAAAAACCACTTTGAAACAAACATCTTacaaacaaaaaaatcaaaaaaagtaATCAATGAAGAATCTCACAAACTTAGAAAGATCAAAAATTAATGAAACATTATTGGAAAACAGCATTAATGGAAAACCAAGGTACGGCATTATCAATATAGTTGCAGCAAGGTTTTCAGTGGACAGGAAAACCATACAAAGGTTATGGAAATCAGCAGAGTTACAAAGAAATGCAAATATACCCGTCAATGTGAGCAgcaagaagaaaggaagcaagaaAGTAGGGAGGGTGGTGTTAGATGAAGAAAAGCTGAAGTCAATTGATCTTCTAAAAAGGACAACACAACACTCACTTGCTGAAAATTTAGGGGTGAGTCAGTCAACAGTTTCAAGATGGGTTATGTCAAAGAAGATCAGGTCACACACAAATGCACTCAAACCAGGTTTGACTGATAAAAACAAACTTGCTAGATTAATTTTCAGTCTACAACATTTAGATTATCATCAACTAACTAAAAGAGTGGTTTTCAAAGATCAAAGCAATATCATACATATGGATGAGAAATGGTTTTCTAAAACTAAACCTACTACAAGATTTTACTTGGCTAAGGGTGAAACAGATCCTCATAGGTGTGTGCAGTCAAAAAGTTTCATAGAAAAAGTAATGTTTATGTCTGCTGTAGGAAGACCAAAGTATGGGTCAAATGGTGATCTTATTTTTGATGGAAAGATAGGTATTTGGCCCTTTGTTATACAAGTACCAGCACAAAGAAATTCCAAAAACAGGCCAATGGGTACATTAGAAACAAAATGCATTGAGTCTATAAACAAACAAGTAACCAAAGATATGATTCTAAACTGTGTGTTGCCAGCAATAAAGGCCAAATGGCCTTCTAATCTGAGTAAGCGCATAATTATTCAACAAGATAATGCTCGCCCACATTTTAGCAATGATGATCCAGATTTTAGAAAGGCAAAGAACATCGGATGGTGGCGATTGAGTTGGCTTATCAAACACCCAATTCACCAGACTTGAATGTCTTGGATTTGGGGTTTTTTAGGTCAATCCAATCtctccaacaaaaaaaaaaggcaatCAAGTTGGATGAGCTTATTCATAACACAGTCCAGGCATATGAAGAACAAGATGTTCTTAAACTTAATTATGTGTGGATAACATTGCAGGCATGTATGCTtgaaataatgaaaagaaaaggtGGCATAGATTACCCTGTGCCACATATGCACAAAACAAAACTAGTCATGCAAATGGTTTATTGCACGAATATTTGAATGCTAACATTGATTTAGTGAAAGAATGCATACAATATGTACAGAATGTTGGTGATCCAAGCACTATAAGTGAATTAGTGAATTCACTTCACATAATAACAGAGAATGCAGAAAATACAGCAGGTACCAGTGGCACCAGTAATGAACCAACAGGGGACACTGAGCCTGTTGGCAGCATTACTGAAGCAGGTGAAGGTAGTAATGAACCAACATTGGGGATTTATCCCCCTGTTGGTAGCATTACTGCTTGGTTTTTAGATTTATGTGCAAGGGAATGAAGAAGCATATATAAACATCATCAGTATGAAAGATTTTGGACAGTTACAACTTAGCAAAGACTGGATATCTTATCAAAGTCACCATTTTCGCAGATAAAGTTGGCAGCAAGGACAACAAACAATCAAGAAGCAAGCCACAGTGAAGCATTTTGTTTAGTCTGTATTTGGTTTTGTTGAAGAACTTTGCAACTCTTTTGTACTATTCAGTCTTTGCCACTAAGGATATTAACTTCAGACATGAGCAATTGAGTACAATTAGCTTTAGTAAACAACACTGTTGTCCATACACAGCCTCATCACTACAAATGGTGGTGGCATTGTATATGAACAACAACTTATCAGGCAATCAACTACCCTCAACATTAGAGATCATCGGGTAGATCAAATTAGAAGAAACAGACATTATATAACCACCAGCAATCATCACcagtccaaaaaaaaaatcaatgtaAAAAATTtaaggaacaagaaatcaacctcCTAACGATTCGTCTTCGTCTGCAGGACCAAAACCAGGCCAATATTTAGAAAGCTCTCCCAGAAACCACTTTGTAATAACCGGATTTTTTCGTATGGACACCGGATCTAATTCCCCATCGGAATTACAGACAACATCAGAGTTACATGCAACATCATCTCTTTTCTCCCTTGCACTCTCTTCCTTTTCATACTCCAAAAAAATCCCAAATTCAGGCCATGATATACATAGGTCTTCCATAAACATTAATCTGGTCTAACCAGATTGACGACTTGCTAACCAACTCTTCGCCTCCCTCTCATAATCTCCTCTCTTTGAATTAACCGTCATCCTCAAATCCATCTCCTCATCCACGATTGTAAAAGGAGCAATATTTGAGCAACATGCAACAACATCAGACTTACCATCATCAACTCCGTCCCCTTCCATATCCATCTCAGATTCACCACACAAATAATAATCTTCATATTTCTTCTCCATAGCACGAAGATCAATATAAGACCGACTAGATTCAGATTTTTCCATCACAGAGGCACCACCCagatgaaaatttcaaaaaaaatcagaTTAATCAAAGGCGATTAAGGAATATTATGAATAATAATCAATGtttgatgaagattaaaagaGGCGATGAAGTTTTGATGAAGAATGGAAGAGGAGATGATAAATCTGATGATGTTTAGAAGGGAAAACAATGGCGgttgagagagaaagagaggaagtGAGAGGCGGAAGAGAGAGAGAGCTAGGGTATTGAGGGGATGGGGACGGGAATATAAGGCGCgagagattagggttaatgggATTGGGCTGGGTTGGTTTAGCAGGTAAATAGATTAGTGGGCTAGATTAGTGGGCTAGATTAGTGAGTGTTAGGATGGGTTATGGGTAGGTTGATTTGTAAATATTGAAAAGTAACAAGGGTAGTATGGTAATTACGTAAGGAAAAATATGTCCAAAAATAGACAATGGGACAGTTAACTGACTAGACGAAAATGGACAATGGGACTAATAtccagaataggagggagtatgtaatAATTGTCATAAATGTCTTAGGACACAATTCCTTCACCATCGACATGCAGTTGTAGATGATGACGCGGATTAAAGAAGGATAGTGATATGACGTCATCGGGTGACGCTTAAATTGGGTATCACCCTCTCACAACTATTGTTAATTAAAGTGGTCCCTACTCActccatgtgagagggtggcgcccaaattAAATGTCACCCGATAACGCTCTTTCATTTTCCATTGAAGAAAGTCAAGAATGCTAAAACTAGTTAGGTAGTTAGTTAGGACGTGGCTTGCATCATGTAATCCATAATGCATGTTAGTGTTGTTCACGTTTGTAAAAGCATATACATGAAGGAAGATAAGAAAGTAATGATATTATGTACTCGTAATTGGGTTCAATTATTCGTGTGGTCTTTGAAACAACAATATAAAACCGTTCTATACAAATGTTATTGTAAATCAAATGATATTTTACCAAAATATCATCCTTTTCTCTACAACAATACAAAGCCGTTTTATATAAATGTTATTATAAAGCAAATTAGTTTACTACAAGCCTAATTCCTTATAAATAAACAATCCttataaacaacaacaacaacaacaaaacaaaaaacaaaaatcgtttgacgataaatcaaataaaaaaaatgaaaaagtttgTAGCAGTAGTATTTGCAACAACAGCAGCCATGGTGTTCCTTTTCTCTCCTAATGCCTACGGTGGGCGTCTCTTATTACTCAAATCACCGcttagggtggtactcgatctcAACGGGATCCCTCTAAAAGCAAGGCAATCATACACAATGCTCATCAATTCAACCATGGGTTTAGGGGTGACGCAGATAAATGAGAACTGCTCTCTCAACATCGGTCCACAACCCCTCGACAAGGAGAACACCGTGGGAGGAACTCGACTGCTTGGGTTCAAGATCATTGACTTGCGAGCAGCAAGTGAAATGATTTTTGTGGACGCACTTGTGTCTATCGAATTAGCAAAAATGCAGGAACTCGACTGCTTGGGTTCTTCGCCGGTTTGGCAGGTAGTAAATGATGCGGACCATGCGGTTCATACAATAGGGGAAGATAGGTTCATGATAAGTAGGGCTACTGATCAAACATTACCTGAAATTAATGGGGGCCCATCTTATTTGATCAAACATTGTGGTGATCGCAACATGAGTACATGTCAAAATATGATCATGTTTAACGGCTACTACTATTCTGCTGTATCGCCAATTGATTTTTCCAACCGAACACCTGATCTATTTCCTCTTCACGTCCGGTTCCAACCATGGGCAGATCTAAAGGGGGGTGATGGGGTGAACCCACAACTGCATTTTTTACCTTGAAAATGTTCTTAGGAAGGATCGAACCTGCGCCATATTATTTGCAATTTACAATCATTCAACCACCATGACAAAGGGAGTATAATGATATTTTAAAGAAGAGTAATCATATTTAAAAATAAGTACTGCGTATTTCGGCGAGCCTGTCattattaaattttttttttttgatgacgaggaggttggatcctccccGGATACAGGACTCCACCCTGCTAGACGCCTGTACCATGTGAGTTCTTTCCCGCGGGGATTATTCCCTCTCCGGGCGTCAGGTCCCCAGGAAAGTGTTCATCTAGGGAATCGAACCCAGGACCTCGCAATTCCTCCTTAGGAGGCTTTGAGGTTACCCTGGAATTCCACTAGACTCACACATCTTGGGTCTGTCATTATTAAATTGTTTTAGTATTTATCAAGAATTAGTATATTAAATACTGTATAAGTTTTTGTTAATAGGGCCCTATTTTTTAAATATCGCATAAGCCCCCCAAAATGTTAGGGGCTTAATCGAGTAATTATATTTTGGCATTTTTTTTATGTTATAAATTTTACTAAACACCCCCATTTCATAAATCCTACATTCACCACTGATTCCAACCAATCAACTGCTAGTTCAAGTCACTCTTTTTGTGTGTTGCTATTGTATGTCCGGGTTTGGACTCGAGTTTGGTCAAGTTCCGTATACTTTCTTTTCTTGTCGTCCCTTTTAATGTGAAAATATTAACCGTATATTTTGGAATATGGTTAATATTTGTTTCATTGTATATCTTTGATCGTCTTATTTTGTATATCTTTTTGTTTCCTATCTTGTAGGATTAGTTTAGGATGAGATCTTTGACTTAGTTGTTGTAATTGCTATTTAAGCAAAgctttgtattatgttttatacAAGTTAACATACGGCTTTCAAGCCTTCTTCTCCATTTCGTTTATTTCACAGTTTATCATGGTAACATCGGAGCAGGTATAATCCTTGTATCCATTTGTTTTCTCTCATATTTCAATTTTccaatctcaaaaaaaaaaaaaaaaaaaaaaatccaggaACAATATGACAAAGATCGGAGGCGAATCTGGTATGAGCAAAGGGGGGTCTGACCAAACCACGATACCTCTATCTTCCCCATTGTTCCTGCATCCCTCCGATAGTCTGAGTCTCAAATTGACTCAGACGATTTTCAATGGTGACAACTATGTTTTATGGGCTGATGCGGTGCATAACGGACTTGACGCCAAGAACAAGTTGGGTTTCGTTGAAGGCACCGTCCCAAAACCTGAAGGATCAGAGGAAGAGAACTATGAAGTCGTGGCATGACGTCAATGTAATACAATCGTAAAAGCTTGGTTGCGTAACGTTATTGATGAAAAATTGCATCCAAGTATTGCATTCTCAGGCGCCACTGTCATGGAGATCTGGAAGGAATTGAAGGAGCGACATTCCACTGGCAATGCACCTCACGTTCACCAACTCCGGAGTGAATTAACTGAGTGTCGTCAGGGTACTCGTTCCGTGGTTGAATATTACACCCATCTCAAATCTATTTGGGATGGATTAAATAATTACAGTAGAATCCCGGCCTGTAAATGTGGTGCAGCAACAGCCTTCGCAAAAGAAAAGAAGGAGGAAAAGGTGCATCAGTTTATAATGGGGCTCAACACCGCCTTGTACGGTCACCTCCGCTCGAATTTATTAATGGATGACAACCTTGCATCCCTTAGTCGTGCATGTGACACCccaatactccaagtgccttaccaggatcactcaggtataggaacgtcaccatctcggttacccgaggcaatgataatcatcagaaaataaagaaacatacttaaatagtaaataacgtttaacgtgattacatgccaaaaaccaaaactgataaagaaatacaagttctccaaaactgtctactatcaaaagactataaaactatcagacacagcggaagacttctaaactgcatcgtggtgactcctcccagttatcctatacgcatcagctcatacctgctcaataactgctcaccacctccgaatggatcaccacagttttaaaacatttaaacggggtcgatcgattacataaaaacaaatgccacaaagaaacaacgtcacaaacagctcaagcagttcacacaaatccccagtctccatctccaaactccacacaactgactacacactaaagtgtgtagccctgccagagtacccatcgcaacaagtactccacgccgccagtggaggaccgcagccatacccaccaaatccccgctcatctccatcgagcgataaacccaagttcattaatgtgcacatcccctctgtgacgggttccacagagggcgaatcaagggcgtgaagccactcccgcaagtgactccactcagccagggacgcgccccaaagaacacagacagttacacaatcaatcaacaatatacagccAACAACCGTCAAAATCAGCCAACAacataattaaccaataatcacaacaaccaccacacattatgtagccaatactgagtagggaaaccctacctgaaataagccatcacaagaccgtcacaagttgctaatcaaaatgctcttctacgaaatctcctcctataaacacatatACAATCATGCAAATATGCAGGAACTGGACTGCTTGGGTTCGCCGGTTTGGCAGGTAGTAAATGATGTGGTTCATACCGGGGTACCATAGGGGAAGATAGGTTCATGATAAGTAGGGCTACTGATCAAACATTACCTGAAATTAGTGGCCTATCTTATTTGATGAAACATTGTGATGTCAACATGAGGACATGTCAAAATATGATCATGTACAACGGCTACTACTATGTTGTAAAGCCAATTGATGATTTTTACAACCGAACATTACCTGATCTATTTCCTCTTCACGTACAGTTCCAACCATGGGCGGATCTAAAGGGGGGTGATTGGGTGAATCCGTGAATCCTTATCCCCATTACTCTTGAAAAAAAACAGATATATACTTATTTATGTGT
This sequence is a window from Silene latifolia isolate original U9 population chromosome 8, ASM4854445v1, whole genome shotgun sequence. Protein-coding genes within it:
- the LOC141594733 gene encoding uncharacterized protein LOC141594733; protein product: MKNLTNLERSKINETLLENSINGKPRYGIINIVAARFSVDRKTIQRLWKSAELQRNANIPVNVSSKKKGSKKVGRVVLDEEKLKSIDLLKRTTQHSLAENLGVSQSTVSRWVMSKKIRSHTNALKPGLTDKNKLARLIFSLQHLDYHQLTKRVVFKDQSNIIHMDEKWFSKTKPTTRFYLAKGETDPHRCVQSKSFIEKVMFMSAVGRPKYGSNGDLIFDGKIGIWPFVIQVPAQRNSKNRPMGTLETKCIESINKQVTKDMILNCVLPAIKAKWPSNLSKRIIIQQDNARPHFSNDDPDFRKAKNIGWSIQSLQQKKKAIKLDELIHNTVQAYEEQDVLKLNYVWITLQNVGDPSTISELVNSLHIITENAENTAGTSGTSNEPTGDTEPVGSITEAGEGSNEPTLGIYPPVGSITAWFLDLCARE